The nucleotide sequence CGATCCCGGCGGCATGCACCGCGGCCAGCGCGTCGAGCAGCTGGCCGCCGAGCGTGGCCGCCCACCACTCCCCCAGCGCGCCGTGGTCGGCGAGGAGGACGGCGACCGACCCGCCGGCGACGATCGGCATGACGAACAGGACGCGGCCGTCGTCGGCCCACCAGCTGGCCGGGGCGACGACGTGCGGGTGGTCGACCCGGGTCGAGGACTCGCGGACGAAGCGCAGCAGCGCCGCGCCGTCGGACTGCCGCTGCAGCTTGGCGGCCCGGAACGCGCGTTCGCGCAGGTCCCAGACCCGCCAGACGTCGCCCATGCCGCCGCGGCCGAGGATGTCGACCAGCTCGTAGCGACCCGCAAAGACCTCTCCCACGCATCGAACCCTAGCGACAACTCAGCTCTGCTGCTCCTCGTCGCGGCCCTCCGACCAGAGCGTGTGGAAGACGCCGTCGCGGTCGGTGCGGTGGTAGGTGTGGGCGCCGAAGAAGTCGCGCTGGCCCTGGGTCAGCGCGGCCGGCAGCCGCGGCGCCCGGAGCGCGTCGTAGTACGACAGCGCCGTCGCGAAGCCGGGCACCGGGATGCCCAGCCGCGTCGCCGTGGCCACGACGTTCCGCCACGCGTCCTGCGCCGCGCCCAACTCGCCCGCGAACTGCTCATCGGCCAGCAGGCTGGGCAGCGCCGCGTCCTTCGCGTACGCCGCGGTGATGCGGTCGAGGAACGCCGCCCGGATGATGCAGCCGCCGCGCCAGATGCCGGCGATGGCGCCGAGGTCCAGCGTCCACGAGTACTCCGCGCCCGCCGCCTGCAGCTGGTGGAAGCCCTGCGTGTACGACACCACCTTCGACGCGTACAGCGCCTCCTCGACCTGCGCGGCGAACCGCTCCGCCTCGTCCGCGGGCAGCGGTGACGGCGTGGGCCCGGCCAGCCCGCGGCCGACGGCCCGGAGATCGGCGTGGCCGGACAGCGACCGTGCGAACACCGCCTCGGCGATGCCGCTGACCGGGACGCCGAGGTCGAGCGCGATCTGCACCGTCCACCGCCCGGTGCCCTTCTGCTCGGCCTGGTCGAGGACGACGTCGACGAACGGCTTGCCGGTGGCGGCGTCGACGTGCGCCAGCACCTCGGCGGTGATCTCGATCAGGTAGGAGTCCAGCCGGCCGGCGTTCCAGCCGCGGAACACCTCGGCGATGCGCGCGGGCTCGTAGCCGGCGCCGTGCCGAAGCAGGTCGTACGCCTCGGCGATGAGCTGCATGTCGGCGTACTCGATGCCGTTGTGCACCATCTTGACGAAGTGCCCGGCGCCGTCGGCCCCGATGTGCGTGCAGCACGGCGACCCGTCGTCGGCCTTCGCGGCGATGGTCTCGAGCATCGGGCCGAGCGACGCGTACGACTCCACCGAGCCGCCGGGCATGATGCTCGGGCCGTTCAGCGCGCCCTCCTCACCACCGGAGACGCCGGTGCCGACGAAGTGCAGCCCGCGCTCGCGCAGCGCCGCCTCGCGCCGCCGGGTGTCGGCGAAGTGCGCGTTGCCGCCGTCGACGATCATGTCGCCGGGCTCGAGCAGCGGCGCGAACTCGTCGATGACGGCGTCGGTCGGCCCGCCCGCCTTGACCATGATCACCAGGCGGCGCGGCCGCTCCAGCGCGGCGACGAACTCCTCGGCGGTCTCGGCCGGGACGAACGTGCCCTCGTCGCCGAACTGCTCGACCAGCTCGCGGGTGCGGCTCGCCGTGCGGTTGTGCAACGCGACCGTGTAGCCGTGACGTGCGAAGTTGCGGGCGAGGTTGCGGCCCATGACCGCGAGCCCGGTGACGCCGATCTGTGCCGTTCCAGCCATCTGTGCCTGCTCCTGTCCCGAGGTGCCCTCACGCGGCCGAGCCGCAACTACGCACAGTATGCCGAGCCGGCCGACGGCCAGACCTGTCACCCGGGTGACATCAAGGACGTCACTCGGGTGACATCGCGTCCTGACGCCGCTCGACGTACCGGGCGATGCCGTCGAGAACGAGATCGAGGCCGAACCGGAAGTCGTCGCCCAGCCACTCGTCGTCGGGCTCGGCGTAGCCGTCGAACGCGTCCTGGGTGACGATGCGGGCCAGCGTCGGGTGCTCGTCGGGGTTCACGAACGTCGTCAGCATGCGGCCGTAGGCCTGGTCCCACACGGCCTGCGAGGTGCCGGTGCGCTTCTCGACGTCGGCGAGGGTGGTGGCCAGCTGCGCGTGCCCGCGCACGTAGCCGCTGAGCACCACGAGGATCCCGAGCATCTCTCCCCCGCTGAGCCCGGTGTCGTCGAGCGCGGCCAGCCCCTGCTCCATGCGCTTGATCTGGTTGGGGCCCATCGGCGGCGAGTTCAGCGGGACGTCGAGGGCCCAGCGCCGGCGCCGGTAGAGGTCGACGGTGTCGGTGGCCCACCAGCGCAGCTTGTCGCGCCACTCGGTGAGGCCGGCCGGCAGATCGGCGACGTGCATGGCGTGCTCGACCATGAGGTCGAGCAGGTCGGTCTTGCTGGGCACGTACCGGTACAGCGACATCGTCGTGTATCCGAGGTCGTCGGCCACCCGGCGCATGGACACCGCGGCCACCCCCTCCGCGTCGGCGATGGCGATGGCGGCGTCGACGAT is from Jiangella alkaliphila and encodes:
- the gndA gene encoding NADP-dependent phosphogluconate dehydrogenase, which codes for MAGTAQIGVTGLAVMGRNLARNFARHGYTVALHNRTASRTRELVEQFGDEGTFVPAETAEEFVAALERPRRLVIMVKAGGPTDAVIDEFAPLLEPGDMIVDGGNAHFADTRRREAALRERGLHFVGTGVSGGEEGALNGPSIMPGGSVESYASLGPMLETIAAKADDGSPCCTHIGADGAGHFVKMVHNGIEYADMQLIAEAYDLLRHGAGYEPARIAEVFRGWNAGRLDSYLIEITAEVLAHVDAATGKPFVDVVLDQAEQKGTGRWTVQIALDLGVPVSGIAEAVFARSLSGHADLRAVGRGLAGPTPSPLPADEAERFAAQVEEALYASKVVSYTQGFHQLQAAGAEYSWTLDLGAIAGIWRGGCIIRAAFLDRITAAYAKDAALPSLLADEQFAGELGAAQDAWRNVVATATRLGIPVPGFATALSYYDALRAPRLPAALTQGQRDFFGAHTYHRTDRDGVFHTLWSEGRDEEQQS
- a CDS encoding TetR/AcrR family transcriptional regulator; this encodes MATDPRQADPNRTLDLLWDVQAPPTRGPKPALSVRQIVDAAIAIADAEGVAAVSMRRVADDLGYTTMSLYRYVPSKTDLLDLMVEHAMHVADLPAGLTEWRDKLRWWATDTVDLYRRRRWALDVPLNSPPMGPNQIKRMEQGLAALDDTGLSGGEMLGILVVLSGYVRGHAQLATTLADVEKRTGTSQAVWDQAYGRMLTTFVNPDEHPTLARIVTQDAFDGYAEPDDEWLGDDFRFGLDLVLDGIARYVERRQDAMSPE